In Afipia sp. GAS231, a single window of DNA contains:
- the mobB gene encoding molybdopterin-guanine dinucleotide biosynthesis protein B: protein MKVIGLAGWSGAGKTTLLTRVIPFLLKKGLRVSVIKHAHHAFDVDVPGKDSWRHRESGATEVLVSSSQRWALMHELRGAGEPRLPELLTKMSRVDLVVIEGFKREPHHKIEVYRAANAKPLLFPDDPDVVGIATDTAVETTLPTAHLDDIEAIAAMMQRSAMPVDDILSKSEAEG from the coding sequence ATGAAAGTAATAGGCCTCGCGGGATGGAGCGGCGCCGGCAAGACCACCTTGCTGACGCGGGTGATCCCGTTTTTGCTCAAAAAAGGCCTGCGGGTTTCCGTCATCAAGCACGCCCATCATGCCTTCGATGTCGACGTGCCCGGTAAGGATTCCTGGCGGCACCGCGAGTCCGGCGCGACCGAGGTTCTGGTGTCCTCCAGCCAGCGCTGGGCGCTGATGCACGAGCTGCGCGGCGCCGGCGAGCCGAGGTTGCCGGAACTTTTGACGAAGATGTCGCGGGTCGATCTTGTCGTGATCGAGGGCTTCAAGCGTGAGCCGCACCACAAGATCGAGGTTTATCGCGCCGCCAACGCCAAGCCGCTGCTGTTTCCCGACGATCCTGATGTGGTCGGGATCGCGACCGACACGGCGGTTGAAACCACGCTTCCCACCGCCCATCTCGATGATATCGAGGCCATTGCGGCCATGATGCAGCGGTCGGCGATGCCGGTCGACGATATACTGTCCAAGAGCGAAGCCGAGGGCTGA